CGCCCAGGGCAACTCTTTTGATAAGGAGCTGAAAAGCACGTCGTAGGCGATGTTGGaaactagaaagaaagaaaagaaaactaaatctAACCAAACGAAAATAAGGAGCTCgactttttgttcttcttcttcaccaatagaaaaaaaaaacagaaatcctTATGCAATCCTTACGTACAATGACAAAGTGGGCGGGTGTGTGTTTTTAGAGCTCATCGGAatggcaaaataaaagaaggaaataacTGGCAACTAGACTCTTAATCAGTTCCAAgtcgggaaaaaataaagaaataaatagcgAAACTAACTAGAGTAGATCCTGAGCAAGTCGCCTAGGTAACAGCCAATTTCACTTGGGCGTTTGAAAGGTTTCGATGAAATGCTATTGCTGAACTGGCTCTTTCgtggggattttttttctgttcactTGGCCTGATTCGGACGACGCCAGCAtcttgtgtatttttctttgttgttgtttctcggATATTCACGGCGCAGGGAGCACAGCTGGCTGGATGTGTTCATCCGGCAGAGAAGAGATTTCGCTGTTTCGACCCCCCTTGaacctccttctttttctactcTTTTGTGTTGCTAAAAAAGCATCTCCTCAAGGCAAAATTGTATTATGGATCCTTTTGCCAGAGgtttgatttcttatttttttttgtgtcgttctgcaacatttttgtttacttaagTAAATTGTTACCATATAGGCTTTGAGATATGGGGTTCAAATTGAATTGGGCGTGAAAGCAACGGAAGCTGCCGACATTGTGACCTACGGCTATGGGTTTCATCTTCAGAGTTTAAACCCAGTTGAAATTCCTGAATTGGTACCACCACCACGGCTAGATTCGGATGAAGCGGATAGCATTACTGAAATTACACCTTTGTCTTCAGTCAGTAAAACAGTGTTTCATCTAATGTGTTACCAAATAATCTGTTTTGTACATAATTAGGATCAGAGTGCGTCTCTTTACGAGTTGATGCAGAATGTGGCCACACCCACGAACTCAGCGCGTTTCCTATGTGATGCAGTGGACAGTTCAGAGTCTTCTGAGGACAGAGCTGATGCGACACCATCCACATCATCTAGTAATAAGACACCATCCACACATTTAGTAATGAGACACCATCAACATCGTTTTATAACACATCAGTCCAAAGATGTTATACTCTGGGATTAGAATTTGCCCTCTACAATCTACTACTGTTAGCGAGCAATCCTCGGGATATCCACTAGCTCACCCAAGCAGTCTGTATAAATATTCCAATGATGGCGAATATTTATCAAAGTCCATCGCTGAACGCAACAAGGTCAACATCGATCCATTCCCTACCCCTACGGAAGAAAGCGGCTTTTAAGCACGATGGCCTTAGATAAGGATCTCGGCGGTAGAAGTAAAACAGGTACGTGATGTTTTATGAAATGTGTGTAACACAATCTAAAGTTTTCAGTTTAATCTGTATTTAATTATATACTGCAGACCATGCCATCAAGCAGcgtaaggaagaagaagaacactgTGTGGAAGTGTTGTGCCTTAAGAAAAGCGGCGACACCAGGCTCGTAGAAGATAAGGAAGAACTACCTATTTACCTCATCCCAATATACAGCTTAAAACTTACTCGCTACTCGAaagaagccagagcacgtgaaAAACAAGTGACGGCGAATGTTGTACAATGATACCTGTGTGAGAGATAGTGGCTCATGTAGCAGCTCACAGAAGGTAATATAAAAGATAAGactgtttatttttcaatataatatttgtaaatattttacaGTAAATCGTCCACTACCAGTAGAAACTCTAAAAAGAGACGAGAAGAAAGTGATGATGATTAAGACTTTAATGTATCAACTCCCAAAATGAAGCTCAGGGGGAATAAGTGATAAACAGAAGAAGTGGTTCAAAAAATAGTCGAAGGAAGGAAAGAAGTTTGGATTATGTTGTGTGATTGCTGTTactgcaattcaatgcacaaaATGTGTAAAAGTACTCGGTAGTACAACTCAGAAAAACTCGTTAATAGAGAAAAGTGTGTAGCACAAAGGTTCAGTTTTTTAAGTGTGATTACTGTTAAATGCACACAGATGTACTATGAATAAGTAGTACAACTAAGAAAGTTTCATCAATAAAGAAATGCAAATATTACAAAACCATTTTGCgtatcattttttggaaattGTTTATAACTTGTGAGGCAATTTTAGTATTTCGGAGGCTCGATGTAGAGCTCGGTCTCCGTTGCTGAGGTACGGCTATAATCGACAGTATTGGTTACAAACTCCAGGTACCTATGAAAAAACGTGTTCTTTCAAAAGTAGACAGCACAAAATATGTTATTTAAGAATTTGTTACAtaccatttgatttgatttgtttacgAAAGCGCAACCTGTGGCAAACTGACAAGTAACttgtctgctgctgttgtcacTGACGTCAAATCGTTCTAGAATGTGTGGGAAATCAGCGCAACATTTTCCTTGTCATGCGTAGAGCCGAGTAGCCGACATATTTTTCCTATGCTTGCTTTACGCCATGCTTGTGGCGGACTCTGGTAGGCCAAGAGGTGCCATTCTTTTCTGAGACCTCCAACGAGACGGATGTCTGTTGAGTCTCGGCCCACTCGGATTTCGGCCCACCTGAATTTCGGCACAGCTGGATTTCGGCCCACTCGGTTCTTATAAGAGCCaagcaaaaaagagaaaggcaaCTCGCAATGCCAAAAAGGCAACTGGCCTGaccaaaaaggcaattgcctttttggacTCACCTTTTTTAGATTTGCCTTTCTGACTACCAATTACTTTAGTTGTTAGTAGTAGTTGCTAGTAGTTACTAGATTAGTTTCTGTTGGCAATCCTTTTCGAAGGATAATCCATAGAAGAATTTATTATGTGAGAGCCCATTTGTCACTGTGGCATCTTGATGCAAATCTAAAGCTgaaagtgttagtagaaaaatgcTGTGCAGTAATTATTTGGGTATCATTGATGagctttaaatttgtttctttttttcagttggCGCTTTTATATTAACGGCGCCATTCATGGATATTCtaggatttttggatttttaacAGTTGCTGCCAATAACTTGACAAGTACAGTGTTTGGAGGGTTTATGACTGCTGTGGAAAAATTTGGATTGCCTTCAAGAGTAAAGTAACTTACATTTGAAAACTGCGTAGATACAAGGTTTCGACATCCAGTATCTATCGCCTTATGTTAATTTACTAAATTACCATTTAGAGGAGACTTTGGTGGAGAAAACGTTCGTGTTGCCGAATATATGATACAACGAAGAGGAGAAGATCGTGGAATTTTCATACCCGGACGTTCAGTACATAACGTGCGTATAGAGCGACTTTGGCGCGATGTATTTCAATCTGCAAGTGGTTCTTTTTACCATACTTTTACGTAAATATTCGTCTTAGACATTACGGGAacacaattaattaattttcccgATTTCTGTATAGTGAGatggaaaaacacaaaattcttGATTCTAACAATGAGCTAGACCTATTCTGCTTGTATTTTGTTAGTCTAAATTTACTGGAAAGATGTATGacagattttcaaaatacGTGGAACTGTCATCCTCTACCAACCGAAAGAAATATGACACCCGAAATGCTGTTTGAAGCAGGATTGATTATcctttaaaaacaacaaaattgggggaattgtggaaaatggaGCAGATTTCACCGAGCTAGATCACGTATAGTAAATGCAGTCCAAgtcgaaatttattttcttgctTCAACTAAAAGATCGCCATCGTTTATTTACAAGAATTTTGATGACGATGAAGACTGGCCACCTGGTGTTCTGGTCGTAGACCCACCCGTAGACGATCCATCCGGTGGCGACATGGAGAATATTCGCAAAATTCTCAAGAAACTAGAAGAAGTACCTCGCGTGATAAACTCATtgaatgaaaatcaattgcgGGAACTCATTGCATCAATGTGTAATCCCCGACAAGTTGAATTGCCAAACCTTGTGACTCATTATATTGCTGTAAAGGAGTATGTTCATTCTTGCTTAACGTGAATTAGGTGTTATTTTCGGCGTAATGTATCTGTAGCAAAGTAGCAATACCAGCAGGAATAAAAGTTAAGccccattcaatttttttggccgTTTCAATCCTTGTGAAGGTTGTTGAATGTTGGGGAGAAATATATTTCTGCCTTATAAGAAACTGCTTCACGAGAAACAAAATGATGATGGAGATATTGAGAGATGATGAATTGAAGTTATTTCTTGTATGCAAGAGATTAGTGTTGTGGCCAAATGAATGCTCAcagttgaaagaaagaaaatagagaCTCAAAAGGAGAGTGTGAGCCTTACACACTCGCATAGTTCCAGTTGGCGAACTTTCAACCAAACACTTcacaaaacacattttttttattattttaatgaaatcacGATGAAGTTGGAATATTtgcaaaagattttttaaatttaaacttgCTTTCGATATCTGTGGGGATGAACAATATTCTCAAAAAATTCGTCCAGCTGTTAGGCAATGTCGATGTCTGCTAGCCTTTTTAATTCAGCTCTATCgcccacaaaagaaaatttattgtcGTTAGAATCGTATTGAAGTGCGATTCAATTCTAAATTACATCCAActgccaaaattaaaaaaaaaactcccctGGCAGAGAAGGGATGGATCCACTTCTACCAGGGGAATCCAACATTAGTTGAGGAACCTCGTTCGCGGGAATAATTTCGTAATCGTAGACACTCCTGTACATTACTCGTCAAATCTTGACCTGGACAGTGTCAGGCTAAGGTACATGCTACATTCATTAAACTGTAAATTGCTGTTTGAAATCATGTATATTTATGTGTGTCTACATATTAGTCTTGTTATTTTGGATACTGTACAAAACATGTGAATTTTATACATATGTGAATGTATGTTATACCTTTGGTCGTGGTTTGCATTGTGACGTGGTCATTGAACAAGACATGACCAACGTCAAGGTTGACACCCTCAGTCGGATTCACTGCACCATACGAAGAGATGAAAACTTGAAACCTGACCGACAAACAGTCGGTCAGGTTTCAAGTTTTCATCAAAAAGATAATTCAgctttttcaagttttcattGAAGATAATGTGAGGAATGTCTTCGTCGACCGGAGACATTCCTCAACTATAAAGCTAGCTGAATCAATtgctttttcattctttctttaatttatacaaaaatatctataaattaaagaaagaaagaaaaagcaatTGATTCAGCTAGCTTtatagttctttttcttcccgcAAATTTTTCCATATGCTACGGGCTATTACATTTAGGCGCGCGTGTCGTAGCACGTTTTTTCCTCAGGCATTTTGTAACAGTTTGCTTCATTTCATCTGCCCTTCAGTTCTGTTCCCTCCAGCACAGCCACAAGTTCACCAACAGTTTAACTCgtccaaaatgaatataattaccaaagaaattttggattatcaattgaaaaaaaagggcattTCCTAAAGGCACTACTGGTCATCAGTTTATACAATctgcattggaaaaatcaaaGTGTGCAGACTTGAGCAAACTGACCAAATCAGTGTATGCTGCCTGTAAGTGTTTttactttcattattttatttattttgttggttgtgtttttgttgtgttgtgttttCCAGTGCGTAATAGTTGTGAATTAACCCGTAGAGAAGTTAACCgttagaaaacaaaaggagagTTAACCCTCGTTGGCGAACGTATAAAATTCGTGAATATTGAGCTTTGGAAATTGGAAACTTaagagttgttcatttttatattttctgctGAGTAACTGCTGTTGAAGGGATTAGGTTGGGGCGTGAAGGGGGTTGGCTTTTTGGTTGTGCACGCCTGAGCgcaacagcacacacacacacacaggcagaCAGGCGGTTGTTAGATTAggttttttcgtgtgtgtgtgtgtgtgtgtttgttattTACACATGTGCTCGCCGTGGCTTGAGCTTTCAGGCCGCTGCCGTTTGATTGCCAAAGTAAACGGAACTTGACACGATTCTTCCGGTGATTTCGGCATGACCACAACGTGCCGAGTCGATGCGGCTGTTGCATCACGCGCCCAGCAAACTTGAGCTGGCCCGAGCCAAAGtcaacacaagaagaagaagaagtggaaagtcggacgacgacgactgtgATAATAAAGATGACAAatcatgaaagaaagaaaagacgggGGGCCGAACCTCTCTCTCACTAGgagattttttgttcattcaaatcaataaatcagCAAATATTGCGCGACGACGACTTTGCCGCTGGCAATGTGATCAGATGGCAAAGCGTGAAAATGGCCAACTGCACAGTCTTATACAATtgccaaaacaaaaacacattcGCGTGGCCATGAAACGTTACGTACGTACACACATTGCGAAATTTGTTTCAGCTTTTcctttaaattgaaatttcgctaaaaatctaaaaataaaagagaaaaaattcctttgGGTTTCTTTGGAATTAAATCGGACGCTACTGAACTCTTTAACCGTGAACCCCCCCAAAACTAAGACGAATCGGCCCGCACTTTCATTCCCGTTCACGAACCGTCTCTTTTCGAGCttaccgagagagagagcgggagAGATAATGTAAACCGGATGACACGGTCCTGCGTCGGAATAGACTGCCGCCAATAATAaacatttgtgtgtgtgtcggtgaCGTCaagcgggaaaaaaagaacatggaAATTCAATCGAGAGTGACTTACacattttcaaagtgtttttgACGATCGTTTATTCCGTCGCAGCACAACAGATGTACTTATTTAATATCAACACTTCGgtgaatttagtttttttttttaattgtctcTCGGACGAAATTGCTCGTTAGGcgatttttcttattcggCCAACAAAAGACGGTGGATTGAAGCTTCCACACACCGGTAGCTCTTTATACGTACACATTTCCAAATGAGGAATATTATAGATCTCTCTTTGCCTgcggctgttttttttccccttggccTAATCGGTGATGTAAGAGCGTCTTTTGTTTGACTTTTGGGCTGTGTATCTATTTCTACCTCTCCAATCTCAAATTTAGGCTATTAACAATAGCtgattcctttttatttattttgtagttTCTCAAATTCTTGAATTGGGTAATGTGGTAAATAAATGGCAGCAGTGGGATAGTAAGTCTGTGAGTCAATGGCGATATCAAGCGTGGCGGGCGTGTGAAAGTTCAACCTTGCCAACACGTTCAACAgaactgaaaagaaagaaatgagcaACAAGAGAATCGGCACAGCCCGAgagaaagaacaagaaaaaggataaaaaggAGAAGGAGCTCAGGATTCGGGCGGGTTGGCGTGAAATTCGAAGTGACCAGTAAAGCGAAACGAAtgagaataacaaaaaaaaagacataagaaaagagaaatataGTATAAGTtctgatttctgtttttttttgtatttccctctctcttctttttttgtacacGCATTCTTGTTCACCTTGATCAACAGGTGAACCAACTATTTCACTCccgataaaaatattttttcgaatttttttcgttgtgtGTGTCGTCGACCGATTGAAAATTTCTACATGCCCTCAACCTTTTATTTAGTGACTGGAAAACCTGGATTAAATGCTCGTCTTCCCAAAAAGGAAAGCGGTTTCGTCCAACCGGAAAATGGGGTGCTGCCGAAAATTAGTTTTCACATGCTATCGCACGGACTCTGGTGCCAAGTTGATGGCCACCTGGGGTCCGCTTCCAATCTGCTTTTTAAAGAAAGTTGCTCTCCCTGCAATGTATCCGGGCCAATGGTAAAACATGGCGATAGCCCATGGAATATGCCACCATTGCATTGCATTAGATCTTCCGCagactgtttttttattgttcttgcTACAAGATCATCAAGTGGAAAAGCTGTTCCATCTTATCTTTATGATAATCTGCGCAAAACTGTTTTGGATAACTTCtggtaaatatttaataaatttcttattaaatGAAACTAACTAGAACTAGTTAGTTAGAATTTAATTTACGTCCTCCAGCTGCCAACAAAAAATCAGCTACCGCTGATTTTTGTTGAAGAAGTAACCATCTTGATGTTTGGTctcatcccttttttttgtggatggggggggggggggttgttgCTCGGATGGTTATCGCtcgatgagagagaaaaaaaaattccggcgatgtggtggtggcggccatCCGTCTATCTAGTTgcaagggaggaggaggaggagatttggttgttttgtgtgtcttgtgtgtcCACCGATTTCACGCTTGACATTGTTTTCCCATCCTCCCCCTTATTGTTGGGAGGACAAAATGTGAGCAATGGCTCACCATATCCCTCCCACCGAGAATCCCTAGAAGTCAcccagaaacaaacaaatcaaattttatcgaaaatataagaaaaaatgccGGCCAACCCGGAAGAATCCGGACCgggagaggttatcacgtgtcaataaaatatgtgtgtgtgtgtacacaactTCCGGTTGTCTTTTGTgacattttcatatgaaatgaTATGCCACAAGAATATAACTAGACACAGCAGGAGAGTTCTATATAAGCCCAGGTCACTTGTTTTAATCCCTCCGGCTGGATGCCCACAACCTCCTCCTCATATTGCTCTTAATTACACCTAAATGTTCTCCTTCATTTCAACTTTTGACTCTATCCCTCCCCTATGTCTAACCAGTTCCAATTGCAGGTAATTTTTCATCCCCCCGTTTTGTGGGTGGACCGGTGAGTGCATTAGCCCTTTTCACGGAGGGTCTGCCAGGACTCTATCAACACTGAGGGAATGGGGGGGAATGAACCGACAGACTGCACACCTTTGTTAACTGTAATTTATCAATTTCAGGAGAAAATACAGGAAGCGCAGTTTGCATCAAGTACACAACTAACTGCTTACTATCGCGAAACGGAGGAAGAATTactaaaggaaaaagaagtggtagaagagaaaaaagggaactcGATGCAGGATTACAGCGGtattaatttgtatttcatttaagaaattgaatttttaataaaaaactatTGAATTAGATTACAAGAACGCGCTGAAGACGAGCAGTGGGGAGTAAAGTTAATTGTTTCTTAACGTAAAttaaggtttttatttttttaaattatagatTACTGATTTTTGTCTATCCAAGTTGGTGGACGACGAAAACCAGTGCAAGACATTTTGCGGTACACCCCTTTATTTAGCCCCAGAAGTTGTACCGAGCTTCCCTCATCATCCCTACACGAAGGTGGTCGATGTTTGGAGCTTAGGGGTGATGCTGTTTCTCATGCTGTCGGGTTATCACCCCTTTGATCAATCAAGAAATTTTACAGGCAATCCGCTATCCACAAGCGACTGCATTGCTAGAGGTTCATTTCTTACAAAGGTTGctgtttttcattattttcaataattacATAAATTGTTGTCTAGGTCCCGATTGGTTGGATGACAAATGGGAAGCAGTTTCTCTGGATAGCAAAACACTGATCACTCGTTTGCTGCAAACGGATCAAAACCAaagaccaaaaatagaggataTCTTGTCATCCACATGGATGACTGATGGCGAAGTCATCACCAAGGTGAACGAAATTCGCTGTGCGGCTACCAACACCAACAGTTAAAGTTGTTTGTAGCCCCAACTAAACCTACACCAACGCTGCTCCGTCCCGTTAAATCGTATCAAACCCATCGACTTTGTAAATTGCAACATGCCCCGTTGCTCCAGAGTTTCACATTCCAAAGGCCATAAAGTTCTACATGAAACATGTGGGAGAGGTACACCAATGTGCCTCAGTCTTTAACACAACCACAACAGCTGGCTACTACTAAAGCTCCAAAATACTACAGCACCACGAAAACACAAATGTTctcttcaatttaattttggtgGATGAAGGTTTCCCCTCCTCTCCACACtactcacgtttttttttctattactaACCACCTCACCTCATTATCGAATTTATCAACCCATGCATTATCTACCCGTCACACCAAGATGACTACATAAGAATTGTACAACTGccctacaacaacaaaaaaaccaaatttataagtttcccttcatttttttctcatcatttcaaGAAGACTTGACCCTTCACCATAGACTACAAGGTAAAGACTGACAGGTAAGAACTTCCCTATAAACCTCCTGAAGCGATGCTTGCGCTTGCCGGTAGGGGTCAGGTCCTGTGAACCGGGAGGGTTATCAGTCATTTTTCCGTTACCCTACTGTTTACATGCTTCACACACACGTATTTTCGGGTATATGGAATTCACGTTGATTTTTCTACTTTATACCATGATTTTGTATATCCCTTCCCCGTGTCCCGTGAATTTTTGCTTAATTTTACTTACAATTTTGggtgtagaaaaaattaatttgatgtgACCCCCTTTTCTCTTGAATATTGGATTGTTAAATGAAATCGTGAAACAGTGTCGTGTATTTATGAGGCGTCAACCGCGTCATTTACATTGTTTGTCTATTATTTATTGTAGTCTATGGTTTAAACAATCTGTGGTTTACGTTGTGGTATTTCAAGGATATGTTTTCTTCTGgtgttcaaaataaaaaacataggtatttaattaaattttgttattatgACACACAGGgtgtttattttgaaattatgcTAATTTTTAACATTGATTTATTAGGATTCCAAGCATCTTTGATGGTATGTATTCCTTAAATGTATATCTGTGATATTATTGTTATGTTGTCATGAGCAGGTAAAGAATAACTatcttttttgaatatttctatATAAGACGTGACACTTCAACATTTACTTGCTGCAAAGCAAGCAATTCCTGAACAGACAAAGAGGAAAGCACCTATGGAACGTAAACCATTGGGAAACATCTCCAACTATAAGCAGCACTGTCGCAAGGTTGGAAATCCAAGGAAAGCGGATAAAGACATTGATAAAGCTAAGCAATTTGATAATCAAATATTACAAGAAGCATTTACAATCACatcaaatgaagaaataacATGTCTTGCTTCGGGAGAACAAAATCACAAGAATATCATTGAGACAAtccaagaaagagaagaaaccaTAGAGCTTGATTGTGATTTATCACAAGAACCAATTCCAATTACGTTTCAAAAAGAAGTAAGTGCTGGTGAACAAATTCACATGCATGCCATTGAGACTTCAACCttggaaacaaacaaagaattagaagAATGCTTACAGCTTGATTATACCAAGATACAACTTCCGGCACCGTcatggaaaaaagaacaagtacTAAACACGGAATGCGTCCACTACTATGAAGtgcttgtaaaaaaatatagtaTTGCCATTCAAAAAACTTTAACAGTCGACTTCAAAACCAGGAAAATGAAAGCTACTATCATTACTCGCGAATTATCCGTACTGGATGAACAAGAAATGTCTTTTACATCAGTATTAGAAGTTGAAGCATTTCTGTGCAAGCTACATGCAGGAAAAATATGTCCTGGAATAGTTCACAACCCAGAAAATcaccgaaaaaaacaaacatcttTAGTTCGAAATGCTGAAATCAGTTACGGAGTGTGGCGTGCCAAAAAGTAAGCAATTGCATTACAATCATGACTTATgtaacttaattttaattctgattttattcttAGCTGTACCCTCATTACTTACTCTGCCGGTGAGATTATTAAGCCCTGCAAATTATGCATCTGGATAGACAAGTTGTTAAAGATGCAATTCAAACGCCATTAAGCACTCGAACTAAGTTCGAAAACAAACCACAAGTATTTGACCatcaaacaattttcaaaGAAAGTTGCTGCAC
The sequence above is drawn from the Daphnia pulicaria isolate SC F1-1A chromosome 1, SC_F0-13Bv2, whole genome shotgun sequence genome and encodes:
- the LOC124329350 gene encoding uncharacterized protein LOC124329350, which encodes MERKPLGNISNYKQHCRKVGNPRKADKDIDKAKQFDNQILQEAFTITSNEEITCLASGEQNHKNIIETIQEREETIELDCDLSQEPIPITFQKEVSAGEQIHMHAIETSTLETNKELEECLQLDYTKIQLPAPSWKKEQVLNTECVHYYEVLVKKYSIAIQKTLTVDFKTRKMKATIITRELSVLDEQEMSFTSVLEVEAFLCKLHAGKICPGIVHNPENHRKKQTSLVRNAEISYGVWRAKNCTLITYSAGEIIKPCKLCIWIDKLLKMQFKRH
- the LOC124321744 gene encoding ovarian-specific serine/threonine-protein kinase Lok-like, giving the protein MSNQFQLQEKIQEAQFASSTQLTAYYRETEEELLKEKEVVEEKKGNSMQDYSGINLLQERAEDEQWGITDFCLSKLVDDENQCKTFCGTPLYLAPEVVPSFPHHPYTKVVDVWSLGVMLFLMLSGYHPFDQSRNFTGNPLSTSDCIARGPDWLDDKWEAVSLDSKTLITRLLQTDQNQRPKIEDILSSTWMTDGEVITKVNEIRCAATNTNS